One Drosophila santomea strain STO CAGO 1482 chromosome X, Prin_Dsan_1.1, whole genome shotgun sequence DNA segment encodes these proteins:
- the LOC120456096 gene encoding serine/threonine-protein kinase PAK mbt, translated as MFSKKKKKPLISMPSNFEHRVHTGFDKRENKYVGLPLQWASIVGNNQILKSSNRPLPLVDPSEITPTEILDLKTIVRPHHNNNKADTTSLNSSSTMMMGSMPPMNPMAPGAHPMMSHGPGMMMPPEAGGIVLPKTSHVARSNSLRSSSPPRVRRVANVPPSVPEEEGPPAAGTPGGPGGGASGGGFKPPGAHPSLLYNSQHAHANGATGPLAVRTDQPNLQQYRSNLAPPSGGSIPQQQQTSPVGSVASGTRSNHSHTNNGNSGGSYPPMYPTNHQQQQQAKQGGDQNQNPLHPHAHPHPHHHQHLAKSASRASSSSGGASSAAQQAGGASGGAAGQPKQDQRLTHEQFRAALQMVVSAGDPRENLDHFNKIGEGSTGTVCIATDKSTGRQVAVKKMDLRKQQRRELLFNEVVIMRDYHHPNIVETYSSFLVNDELWVVMEYLEGGALTDIVTHSRMDEEQIATVCKQCLKALAYLHSQGVIHRDIKSDSILLAADGRVKLSDFGFCAQVSQELPKRKSLVGTPYWMSPEVISRLPYGPEVDIWSLGIMVIEMVDGEPPFFNEPPLQAMRRIRDMQPPNLKNAHKVSPRLQSFLDRMLVRDPAQRATAAELLAHPFLRQAGPPSLLVPLMRNARHHP; from the exons ATGTTCtcgaagaagaaaaagaaaccgCTGATCTCTATGCCCAGCAACTTTGAGCATCGTGTGCACACGGGCTTCGACAAGCGGGAGAACAAATATGTTGGCCTGCCCCTCCAATGGGCGTCCATTGTGGGCAACAATCAGATCCTCAAGTCCTCCAACCGCCCGCTGCCGCTGGTCGATCCCTCGGAGATTACGCCCACCGAGATCCTCGATCTGAAGACCATTGTGCGACCGCAtcataacaacaacaaggcgGACACCACCTCGcttaacagcagcagcaccatgATGATGGGCTCCATGCCGCCGATGAATCCCATGGCACCAGGCGCCCACCCGATGATGAGCCATGGCCCAGGAATGATGATGCCACCCGAGGCGGGCGGCATAGTCCTACCGAAGACCTCTCACGTGGCCAGATCCAATTCGCTGAGGAGCTCCAGTCCGCCGCGAGTGCGACGGGTGGCCAATGTGCCGCCATCGGTGCCGGAGGAGGAGGGTCCACCGGCAGCAGGAACACCAGGAGGACCAGGAGGTGGAGCTAGTGGCGGTGGCTTTAAGCCTCCCGGTGCCCATCCCTCCCTGCTCTATAACAGTCAGCATGCGCACGCCAATGGAGCAACAGGACCACTGGCCGTGCGCACGGATCAGCCCAACCTGCAGCAGTATCGCAGCAATCTGGCCCCGCCATCCGGCGGCTCCATAccccagcaacagcagacTTCGCCCGTGGGCTCGGTGGCCAGTGGCACGCGATCCAATCACTCGCACACGAACAATGGCAACAGCGGCGGCAGCTATCCTCCCATGTATCCCACAaaccatcagcagcaacagcaggccAAACAGGGTGGCGATCAGAACCAAAACCCCCTACATCCGCATgctcatccgcatccgcatcatCACCAACACCTGGCCAAGTCGGCATCCAGGGCATCCAGTTCCAGCGGGGGAGCCAGCAGTGCTGCCCAGCAGGCGGGCGGCGCCAGTGGAGGAGCGGCGGGTCAGCCAAAGCAGGACCAACGCCTCACCCACGAACAGTTCCGTGCCGCCCTCCAAATGGTAGTCTCCGCCGGAGATCCGCGCGAGAACCTCGACCACTTCAACAAAATAGGCGAGGGCTCCACGGGCACCGTATGCATTGCCACGGACAAATCCACAG GTCGCCAGGTGGCCGTGAAGAAGATGGACCTGCGCAAACAGCAGCGGCGGGAGCTGTTATTCAACGAGGTCGTTATCATGCGGGACTACCATCATCCCAATATCGTGGAGACATACTCCAGCTTTCTGGTCAACGATGAACTCTGGGTGGTAATGGAGTACCTCGAGGGCGGCGCCCTCACCGATATTGTCACCCATTCGCGCATGGACGAGGAACAGATAGCCACCGTCTGCAAGCAATGCTTGAAGGCTTTGGCCTATTTGCACTCACAG GGCGTCATCCATCGCGACATCAAGTCGGACTCCATTCTGCTGGCCGCCGATGGTCGCGTGAAGCTGTCGGACTTTGGATTCTGCGCCCAGGTGTCCCAGGAGCTGCCGAAGCGCAAGAGTCTGGTGGGCACGCCGTACTGGATGTCGCCGGAGGTCATATCACGCCTGCCATACGGCCCGGAAGTGGATATCTGGTCACTGGGCATCATGGTCATCGAAATGGTGGACGGCGAGCCGCCCTTCTTCAACGAACCGCCGCTGCAGGCGATGCGCCGCATCCGTGACATGCAGCCGCCGAATCTGAAGAACGCTCACAAGGTCTCGCCGCGCCTGCAGTCCTTCCTCGATCGAATGCTGGTGCGGGATCCGGCGCAACGAGCCACCGCCGCGGAGCTACTAGCACATCCATTCCTGCGCCAGGCGGGACCGCCGTCGCTGCTGGTTCCGCTGATGCGCAATGCGCGACACCATCCGTAG
- the LOC120456984 gene encoding nucleolar protein dao-5: protein MKYFNICLLFIVCALCYGVVSAQEEGGPAVSPAKRIAALRRPVGKAAKVTTTTTPAPAPADAGGEGEEYDEEAGEHGDHGEEGDEAAYASSTTTTTTEAPKKVGPVIRPFRSNDDFLNSLKRRQANAKKHRAEKPPSPSKPAKKSDESNSGEQEEQASAPAPAPAASPAKGYKGNSALSRRKLSKPAKATPVEAVEDAAAEESEQQQKEETKPKRPIGRLALRKRN, encoded by the exons ATGAAGTACTTCAACAT CTGCCTGCTCTTCATCGTCTGCGCCCTGTGCTACGGAGTGGTGTCCGCCCAGGAGGAGGGTGGTCCCGCCGTGTCGCCGGCGAAGAGGATCGCCGCCCTGCGCCGTCCGGTCGGTAAGGCGGCCAAGGTGACCACCACGACGACACCGGCGCCAGCACCGGCGGATGCCGGCGGCGAGGGCGAGGAGTATGACGAGGAGGCCGGCGAGCATGGCGATCATGGCGAGGAGGGCGACGAGGCGGCCTATGCcagctccaccaccaccaccaccacggaGGCGCCCAAGAAGGTCGGCCCGGTGATCCGGCCGTTCCGCTCCAACGATGATTTCCTCAACTCGCTGAAACGCCGCCAGGCGAACGCGAAGAAGCACCGCGCCGAGAAGCCACCCAGTCCCAGCAAGCCGGCCAAGAAGAGCGACGAGTCCAACTCCGgcgagcaggaggagcaggcaTCCGCGCCAGCACCCGCCCCAGCAGCCAGTCCCGCCAAGGGTTACAAGGGCAACTCAGCAT TGAGCCGTCGCAAGCTGTCGAAGCCCGCCAAGGCGACGCCCGTGGAGGCGGTGGAGGATGCCGCCGCCGAGGAatcggagcagcagcagaaggaggagACGAAGCCCAAGCGCCCCATCGGTCGTTTGGCCCTGCGGAAGCGCAACTAA